ACCCAGGGCGAGACCGCAGCCACGAAGACGGCGAGGAAAGCGATTGAGCAAACGGCCGTCCTGTGTATCACCTTGCGCCTCGACAACAGGAACATCATCGGGACGAACAGGCCAATGATAAAGGGGAGCAAGACTGGCCTGCACAGGAAGGACACGCCAAAGAGAAGCCCGGCTGCGGCGAAGAGATTCGCGGCGCCTCGCTTAATTGCGAGAACCACCGTAACAAGCGAGGCGTAGAGCAGGGCGATGAAGAGCGTCTCGGTCATGAGCTTTGGGACGTAGTAGAGCATCGTTGGATACAGTGCGAAGATTGCGCCCGCCCATACGCCCGCGCCTCGCCCGAAGACAAGCAAGCCGAGAAGGAAAACAAGGCCGGCAGTGGCGGAGCTTAAGAGCACCTGAACCCATCGGACAGCCGCATGGTTCCGCGTCCCCGAGGCCTTATAGACTGAGGCGACCACGAGCGGGTACAGCGGGGGCCTGAAAGCTGTGGGATGCCCTCTGAGGTAGCAATAGCCATTCCCCTCGAAGAGGTTCTTTGCGATGAGCTCGTAGTCCGCCTCGTCGAAGTTGAAGTATCGATACTGTGGGATGTTGGGCGAGGACAGGAGGTATATCGTTCTGACTATCAGAGCGCAGAAAAGAAGGATAAGGAATATCCTTGAGTTGCTCCAAGCCTTAGTATTGGTCAAGTTCATCCTGCAATCTGCGGCTGTTTGCTTGAGTCTGTTCCCATATTTGATGTTGTAAGATAGCTCGAATCTAACGAAGATGGCCCTGGCATTCAACTACCGGTTCCCGAGACTGCCCCGTGTCCCCGTTTCTCATCATCTCCTGCTCTCTCTTGACTTGCGACGGATTATGGCGCACTCTCACTGTTAGATTTGGACAGCTCGCAAGTCGCGAAGGAGGTAAGGGACATGGAGTATTGGATCCAATCCATGGGAGAGAATCCGAGGGCACTCGGGCCGATCATCGTTGTGATCGTTGCGGTTGTCATCGTGTTCATCCTTTGGGCCGTCAGCAGGCTGACTTCCAGACAGAAGGAACTTGAGAAAGACCGCCTGGCGTTAGATAGCGAGCTATACAAGCTAGAGAAGTTCGCCACCTTGAAAGGAAAGAAGCAGATGGGTGAAGGCAAGTCCATGCCCGAATCGTTTTGGCCCAAGGAGCATCACGATGAGCCGCGAGACCAGCCTGCAGGGCCACAACCAGCCTCGAACCGCAATGCGGAGGCAGACAAGGCGCCGGCTTGCGAGGACGAAGATGACGAGTTTGCGGACATACGCAGGGAGAACCTAGTCAGGGATTGGACGAAGAACGATTAGCCATTTGCTTTTCTCCTGTTCTTGTGGGTGGGCGGAGTTTTTGGTTTTACAATATCAGAGTGGGCTAACTATCGAGAATCCAGTCGGCCTCTTGCTTTAGGAGGAGTGTTTGCAGTGGCAACAGTTTTGGTTGTTGACGACGAGGCCAACATATTGAAAGTCTTTGCCGCTCGGCTCAAGCAGCGTGGGCACACCGTTTTGACGAGTCTCTCTGCGGAGGAGGCTTTGAAAAGACTCAAAGCAGATAATGTTGATGTGCTTATCTCGGACTACGTGTTGCCGGGCAAGAGCGGAATGGACCTCTTACGGGCGGTCAAGAGTATCCATCCCAAGTTGCCGGTCATAATGATGACGGCCTATGGCAGCATTGAGATGGCAGTTGAGGCGATGAAACAGGGCGCCTACGACTACCTGACGAAACCGGTTGACTACAACGAGATGTTCGTTCTAGTCGAGCGCGCGCTGACTGAACGGGACTTGACCTCGCCAGCGAGGCTCGAGGCTGCTTCTGAGTGCGAATTTGCTGGGATGATAGGCTCTGCTCCCGAGATGCAAGATGTCTTCGACACCATCCGCCGTGTTGCAGACAGCCGCGCCACAATGCTCATAGTCGGCGAGAGCGGCACAGGAAAAGAGCTGATCGCTCGGGCGCTTCACTACACGAGCATTCGAAAGAACGCGCCATTCGTCGCTGTCAACTGCACGGCGATTCCGGAGACGCTGTTGGAGAATGAGTTGTTTGGCCATGAGAAAGGCTCATATACGGGAGCCTATCGTCGGGACAAGGGTAAGTTCGAGTTGGCGGACGGCGGGACGCTTTTTCTCGATGAGATCGCTGGAGTAAGTCTCTCCGTGCAGGCGAAGTTGCTGCGAGTCCTTCAGGAGCGGTGTTTCCAGCGCATCGGAGGCTCTACGGACGTCCAGGTCGATATACGGGTTGAGGCATCAACCCAAAAAGACCTCGAAGACTTGATTCGTCAGGGCAAGTTTCGAGAGGACCTATACTACCGGCTGAACGTGATCACGATTAAGGTTCCTCCGCTTCGGTCCAGGAAGGAGGACATACCGCTTCTGGCCAAGCATTTCCTCAAGAAGTATGCCGACGAGAACTCCAAGAGCATCACGTTGTTTGCCCCGGCGGTGATGCGGGCGCTTGTGAACTACGACTGGCCCGGCAACGTCAGGGAGCTCGAGAACGCTGTGGAGAGGGCGGCCGTCATGTGCACATCCGACAGGATAGTCCCAGAGAACATAAGGCAGTCAATTATGTCCGCCTCGGGCTCGGATGACTTGGTCCGTGACATGCCTTCTGGCGGCATTGATTTCAGAGAGGTAGAAAGGGGCATTATTCTGAGAGCGCTCGAGGCCAACGGCTGGAATCAGACCAACACCGCGAAGTACCTCAAAATAAGTCGAAAACAACTTAGGACGAAAATGAGACATCACGGCCTGCTGGCTGAGGCCTCGGCCGGCGGCGATGACGCTTAGTGAATGAATTGAAGCCGGGGGAGGCATGGACGCATCAAAACTCTTTGTGGCGCTTGACACAGATTCTGCGGATGACGCTCTATCAATCGTTGATGAGCTCTCGGGAATCGTCTCGTCATTCAAGATAGGAAGCGCACTTTTCACACTCGCTGGCGTCACGATCGTGGATACGCTGGTGTCGAATGGACTGAACGTGTTTTTGGACCTGAAATTTCACGATATTCCTTCCGTCATCGCAAAAGCTTCCGTGAACCTGGCCGAAATGGGCGTTCGGCTCATGACGCTGCATACGCTTGGGGGCCTTGAGATGATGAAGGCGGCCGCGGGGAACGTGAGAGAGGTCTGGGACGACAAGCCTCACAGGCCGCTTCTGATGGGAGTAACGCTCCTCACAAGCCTGGACCAACGTGCCCTTTCCGAAGAGCTTTCATGTCGGCGATCGCTTGAAGAGCAGGTCATCCACCTCGCCGGACTTGCCAGGGAAGCAGGACTCGACGGCGTTGTTGCTTCCGGGCGCGAGCTCGAGGCATTGAAGAGGGAGTTTGGGACAGAGCTTAAGGTGCTAGTGCCGGGGATCAGACCCGCCGGTGGCCAGGACGACCAGAAGAGAACCATCACACCTGCCCGGGCTGTCGAGCTCGGCGCGGACTTCCTCGTCGTTGGCAGACCGATCACTAGAGCCAAGAACCCCCGGGCGGCGGCCGAGGCAATAGTCACTGAGATGTTGGGTTGAGGTTCAGAAGATCGGATCGGTCGCGGTGTGCCAGGGGCGGGTGTGCATCCTGAGCGCGTATGCTTTACAGCCTGGTAAGGGGCTTCTGGTGGTGGTTCAGCTGAGGGACACGAGCTTTTCTCTAGCGGTGAAAAAAAGTCCGCAAAAAATACTTGACAAAGTGGGTCAAGCCTTGTTATATTGATGGTTTGATATCTCATACTTTTGCTTCATTGAGCGCTTGGAGGGCTGATTACTGTGGATAGGAAGCGTCCCACAATCTTGGCGGGCGTCTGCGCCG
This portion of the bacterium genome encodes:
- a CDS encoding sigma-54 dependent transcriptional regulator → MATVLVVDDEANILKVFAARLKQRGHTVLTSLSAEEALKRLKADNVDVLISDYVLPGKSGMDLLRAVKSIHPKLPVIMMTAYGSIEMAVEAMKQGAYDYLTKPVDYNEMFVLVERALTERDLTSPARLEAASECEFAGMIGSAPEMQDVFDTIRRVADSRATMLIVGESGTGKELIARALHYTSIRKNAPFVAVNCTAIPETLLENELFGHEKGSYTGAYRRDKGKFELADGGTLFLDEIAGVSLSVQAKLLRVLQERCFQRIGGSTDVQVDIRVEASTQKDLEDLIRQGKFREDLYYRLNVITIKVPPLRSRKEDIPLLAKHFLKKYADENSKSITLFAPAVMRALVNYDWPGNVRELENAVERAAVMCTSDRIVPENIRQSIMSASGSDDLVRDMPSGGIDFREVERGIILRALEANGWNQTNTAKYLKISRKQLRTKMRHHGLLAEASAGGDDA
- the pyrF gene encoding orotidine-5'-phosphate decarboxylase, producing the protein MDASKLFVALDTDSADDALSIVDELSGIVSSFKIGSALFTLAGVTIVDTLVSNGLNVFLDLKFHDIPSVIAKASVNLAEMGVRLMTLHTLGGLEMMKAAAGNVREVWDDKPHRPLLMGVTLLTSLDQRALSEELSCRRSLEEQVIHLAGLAREAGLDGVVASGRELEALKREFGTELKVLVPGIRPAGGQDDQKRTITPARAVELGADFLVVGRPITRAKNPRAAAEAIVTEMLG